In the genome of Myxococcus stipitatus, one region contains:
- a CDS encoding DUF1588 domain-containing protein translates to MNRVLLLAGLLSLVACKGTANAPTPHDGGPDTPGGPDGGPGENRAAACVVQSMLTARCSSCHGALPTQGATMPLRTLHDMRVSSAMDGSLSTAQRALIRMRADVSPMPPAPQERASAAELSALETWMAEGMPLCGETGGPPVTGVSEPNLLDPSALFSCTAGVRSDAPTRIRRMNRREFTRNVGGSVERSWTGFSFYDNPLDPSAIEQYSSWATDETLDEATVELFLPVVGEAASPWTMNYPDGNRMERVFTNSRFSCMFNDANPSDSCKRFHLGQMLEFGVFFRPPTEDELTRLTAFATEVIAQEPSKSPQIRADSITRISNAAWMMTGAMFRREMGGEPAGGRVELTSLELGSQLAYALGGRAPSATPSFVWPHYSAPLEGHLADVATAAKDGSLKQDATTTALIAKHLGGVDANQNGTPRFDLVQDYNEEQRSKRGQYWLGDGVAGFFREWLGYGHVAGVFKESPAATSRFELEGLGNISAISYENLLTNFHPLEPTFIQQFDDLIARVVVEDKDVLANLLTTRTFYVPSMQNAAYDSHKGLSHPYNVSEILPATVAGRWKTLPATERAGVLTHPVWLAAHGGNFEDDPSIVHRGKWVRENLLCGFVPPLSSVQVAAQVGAHAADKNARRRLQEATAGAQCQGCHRLMEPLGLPFEIYNHAGFLRARDHSTSGGWTTPDGSSTLTSMPDPALNGTVRDAVELSERLATSRHVKRCFVRQTFRYFMGRPENLSDACTLTRMEQTYDENQGSFSKMLTTLMTSDTWKTRRVPQAGE, encoded by the coding sequence ATGAACCGCGTCCTCTTGCTGGCCGGACTGTTGAGCCTCGTTGCGTGCAAGGGCACCGCCAACGCGCCAACCCCCCATGATGGAGGCCCCGACACCCCAGGGGGACCCGATGGTGGGCCCGGGGAGAACCGGGCCGCGGCGTGTGTGGTGCAATCGATGCTCACCGCTCGCTGCTCCAGCTGTCACGGCGCGCTGCCCACCCAGGGCGCGACGATGCCGCTGCGGACCCTGCACGACATGCGGGTGAGCTCGGCGATGGATGGGAGCCTCAGCACGGCCCAGCGCGCGCTCATCCGCATGCGCGCGGACGTGTCCCCGATGCCACCCGCCCCGCAGGAGCGCGCGAGCGCCGCCGAGCTCTCCGCGCTCGAGACCTGGATGGCGGAGGGGATGCCCCTCTGCGGTGAGACGGGCGGCCCGCCCGTGACGGGGGTGTCCGAGCCCAACCTGCTCGACCCGTCCGCGCTCTTCAGCTGCACCGCGGGCGTGCGCTCGGATGCGCCCACGCGCATTCGCCGCATGAACCGGCGCGAGTTCACCCGCAACGTCGGCGGCTCGGTGGAGCGCAGCTGGACCGGGTTCAGCTTCTACGACAACCCGCTCGACCCCAGCGCCATCGAGCAGTACAGCTCATGGGCCACGGACGAGACCCTGGACGAAGCCACGGTGGAGCTCTTCCTTCCGGTGGTCGGTGAAGCCGCCTCGCCGTGGACGATGAACTACCCGGACGGCAACCGGATGGAGCGCGTCTTCACCAACAGCCGCTTCAGCTGCATGTTCAACGACGCGAACCCGAGCGACTCCTGCAAGCGCTTCCACCTCGGCCAGATGCTCGAGTTCGGCGTCTTCTTCCGTCCGCCCACCGAGGATGAGCTCACCCGCCTCACCGCCTTCGCGACCGAGGTCATCGCGCAGGAGCCGAGCAAGTCTCCTCAAATCCGCGCGGACTCCATCACGAGAATCTCCAACGCCGCGTGGATGATGACCGGCGCCATGTTCCGCCGGGAGATGGGCGGCGAGCCGGCCGGTGGGCGCGTGGAGCTGACCAGCCTCGAGCTGGGCTCGCAGCTGGCCTACGCCCTGGGAGGACGCGCGCCCTCGGCCACGCCGAGCTTCGTGTGGCCGCACTACTCCGCGCCCCTCGAGGGGCATCTGGCGGACGTGGCGACCGCCGCGAAGGATGGCTCGCTCAAGCAGGATGCGACGACCACTGCCTTGATTGCGAAGCACCTGGGCGGTGTCGACGCAAACCAGAACGGGACACCGCGCTTCGACCTGGTGCAGGACTACAACGAGGAGCAGCGCTCCAAGCGCGGGCAGTACTGGCTGGGTGACGGCGTCGCGGGCTTCTTCCGCGAGTGGCTCGGCTACGGGCATGTGGCCGGGGTGTTCAAGGAGTCCCCGGCGGCGACCTCGCGCTTCGAGCTGGAGGGGCTCGGCAACATCAGCGCGATCTCCTACGAGAACCTGCTCACCAACTTCCACCCGCTGGAGCCCACCTTCATCCAGCAGTTCGATGACCTGATTGCGCGGGTGGTGGTCGAGGACAAGGACGTGCTGGCGAACCTGCTCACCACGCGCACCTTCTACGTGCCGTCCATGCAGAACGCGGCCTACGACTCGCACAAGGGCCTCTCGCACCCCTACAACGTCAGTGAAATCCTCCCGGCGACCGTCGCGGGCCGCTGGAAGACGCTGCCCGCCACCGAGCGCGCGGGCGTGCTGACCCACCCGGTGTGGCTCGCCGCGCACGGCGGCAACTTCGAGGACGACCCGTCCATCGTCCACCGCGGCAAGTGGGTGCGCGAGAACCTGCTGTGTGGCTTCGTCCCGCCGCTCAGCAGCGTGCAGGTGGCGGCCCAGGTCGGCGCCCATGCCGCCGACAAGAACGCGCGCCGTCGCCTGCAGGAGGCGACCGCTGGAGCGCAGTGCCAGGGCTGCCACCGCTTGATGGAGCCGCTCGGCCTGCCCTTCGAGATCTACAACCACGCGGGCTTCCTGCGCGCGAGGGACCACTCGACCAGCGGAGGCTGGACCACGCCGGACGGAAGCTCGACGCTCACGTCGATGCCGGACCCCGCGCTGAACGGCACGGTGCGCGACGCGGTGGAGCTGAGCGAGCGGCTGGCGACCTCGCGGCACGTGAAGCGCTGCTTCGTGCGACAGACGTTCCGCTACTTCATGGGCCGCCCGGAGAACCTGAGCGATGCCTGCACGCTGACGCGGATGGAGCAGACCTACGATGAGAACCAGGGTTCGTTCTCCAAGATGCTGACCACGCTGATGACCAGCGACACCTGGAAGACGCGGCGCGTGCCGCAGGCTGGAGAATGA
- a CDS encoding MFS transporter, which produces MTSAHLHGAPRLESLSGRGVFFLAVAAGVATSTSYVVQPELTRIAADLGASLASTSTAAGLPVLGYMFGLAFLVPLVDLLPARQLVSVQLAVLSLSLALAAIATNVYTFGAALLCSGICASTGAQMSTLAGKHSPTETRGRALGSVTAGISAGVLLGRAVGGGLSDGLGWRAMLLIVAGACLVCAVGSRAILPGAAQRGAQPYLATLVAMPRLLRTSPELSVAAVSGALWFFAFSLIWMGLSLALAMPPLNLSATVIGLYSLAGVAGIVATRVAGQLADRFGSRPVVFAGLALALACTLAMAPALSFAPLMLLALALFDTGLFAAQVANQRRVLNIDPLQPARFNSVYMVVYFIGGSLGTALAGPIVSFFGWPAAAVTAALALATAGALYLMREPRGADSGLSLRTEQGSG; this is translated from the coding sequence ATGACTTCAGCGCACCTTCATGGCGCCCCGCGCCTCGAAAGCCTCAGTGGAAGAGGCGTCTTCTTCCTCGCGGTCGCGGCCGGCGTGGCCACGTCGACGAGCTACGTCGTCCAGCCGGAGCTCACCCGCATCGCCGCCGATCTCGGCGCGTCGCTCGCGTCGACGAGCACGGCGGCGGGCTTGCCCGTCCTGGGGTACATGTTCGGCCTGGCATTTCTGGTTCCCCTGGTGGACCTCCTGCCCGCCCGACAGCTGGTGTCCGTCCAGCTCGCCGTCCTGAGCCTGTCCCTCGCGCTCGCCGCCATCGCCACGAACGTCTACACCTTTGGCGCTGCGCTCCTGTGCTCGGGGATCTGCGCGAGCACCGGCGCTCAGATGAGCACCCTGGCCGGCAAGCACTCGCCCACCGAAACGCGGGGACGTGCGCTGGGGAGCGTCACGGCTGGGATATCGGCGGGCGTGCTGCTCGGCCGGGCGGTCGGGGGCGGTCTATCCGATGGGCTCGGATGGCGCGCCATGCTGCTCATCGTGGCCGGCGCCTGTCTGGTTTGCGCGGTGGGGAGCAGGGCCATTCTTCCCGGCGCGGCTCAACGCGGCGCTCAACCCTACCTCGCGACCTTGGTCGCCATGCCGCGATTGCTGCGCACCTCTCCTGAACTGAGCGTGGCGGCCGTGTCCGGGGCATTGTGGTTCTTCGCCTTCAGCCTGATCTGGATGGGGCTGTCTCTGGCGCTCGCCATGCCGCCGCTCAACCTGTCGGCGACCGTCATCGGCCTCTACTCGCTCGCGGGCGTGGCGGGAATCGTCGCGACCCGCGTCGCGGGACAACTGGCGGACAGGTTCGGAAGCCGCCCGGTCGTGTTCGCCGGCCTGGCGCTGGCCCTCGCGTGCACATTGGCGATGGCGCCCGCCTTGAGCTTCGCTCCCTTGATGCTCTTGGCTTTGGCCCTGTTCGACACAGGCCTGTTCGCCGCCCAGGTCGCCAACCAGCGCCGGGTCCTGAACATCGACCCTCTGCAGCCGGCTCGATTCAACAGCGTCTACATGGTTGTCTATTTCATTGGCGGGAGTCTCGGCACCGCCCTTGCCGGCCCCATCGTCTCGTTCTTCGGTTGGCCCGCCGCCGCGGTCACCGCGGCGCTTGCGCTCGCGACTGCCGGTGCGCTCTACCTGATGCGGGAGCCCCGCGGAGCTGACTCGGGGCTGTCCCTGCGCACCGAACAGGGTTCAGGGTGA
- a CDS encoding IS3 family transposase (programmed frameshift) produces MPRRERRKYTPEFKARAVKMVLEEGKSRAQVAKDLDLTRSALETWMRQSRTDAGQGSSGALTTGEKEELAQLRREVRQLRMEREIPKKRGGLLRQGEHVRFTAIQEEKANYPVAMLCRVLEVSRAGYYAWEGREASARQKANAALVERIQQVHQDSRRTYGSPRVQAELKAQGLPVGRHRVARLMREAGLRARRRRRFVHTTDSKHGLPVAPNVLARDFNPPRPDRTWATDITYVPTREGWLYLAVVLDLFSRRVIGWAMDRCIDRHLVLSALDMALKGRCPPAGLLHHSDRGSQYASEDYQRALAARGIRCSMSRKGNCWDNAVVESFFSTLKTELVHEADFSTREAAKGGLFEFIEVFYNRKRRHSSLGYVSPAEFEKTASQAPLAA; encoded by the exons ATGCCGAGACGCGAGCGCAGGAAGTACACGCCCGAGTTCAAAGCCCGGGCCGTGAAGATGGTGCTGGAAGAGGGCAAGTCCCGGGCGCAGGTGGCCAAGGACCTGGACCTGACTCGCAGCGCGCTGGAGACCTGGATGAGGCAGTCCCGAACGGACGCGGGCCAGGGGTCGTCCGGGGCGCTGACGACGGGTGAGAAGGAGGAACTCGCTCAGTTGCGCCGCGAGGTGCGCCAGCTGCGGATGGAGCGGGAGATAC CTAAAAAACGCGGCGGCCTTCTTCGCCAAGGAGAGCACGTGAGGTTCACGGCCATCCAGGAGGAGAAGGCGAACTACCCGGTGGCGATGCTGTGCCGTGTGCTGGAGGTGTCCCGAGCGGGCTACTACGCCTGGGAGGGACGTGAAGCGTCGGCACGCCAGAAGGCCAATGCGGCGCTGGTGGAGCGAATCCAGCAGGTGCATCAGGACAGCCGCCGCACCTATGGTAGCCCACGCGTCCAGGCCGAGCTGAAGGCCCAGGGGCTGCCCGTGGGCCGGCACCGCGTGGCCCGGCTCATGCGCGAGGCTGGGCTCCGCGCTCGTCGACGCAGACGGTTCGTGCACACCACGGACTCCAAGCACGGCCTCCCGGTGGCGCCCAACGTGCTGGCTCGCGACTTCAATCCACCAAGGCCCGACCGGACGTGGGCGACGGACATCACGTACGTGCCCACGCGGGAGGGCTGGCTCTACCTGGCAGTAGTGCTGGACCTCTTCAGTCGGCGCGTCATCGGTTGGGCCATGGACCGCTGCATCGACCGGCACCTGGTGCTTTCGGCTCTCGACATGGCGCTCAAAGGTCGCTGTCCCCCAGCGGGACTGTTGCACCACTCGGATAGGGGCAGCCAATACGCCAGTGAGGACTACCAGCGAGCGCTGGCCGCCCGCGGCATCCGATGCAGCATGAGCCGCAAGGGCAACTGCTGGGACAACGCCGTGGTGGAGAGCTTCTTCTCCACGCTGAAGACAGAGCTGGTGCACGAAGCGGACTTCTCGACGCGCGAGGCGGCGAAGGGTGGCTTGTTCGAGTTCATCGAGGTGTTCTACAACCGCAAGCGGCGGCACTCCTCACTTGGCTACGTCAGTCCCGCCGAGTTCGAGAAGACCGCCTCGCAGGCGCCACTGGCTGCTTAA
- a CDS encoding type VI secretion system Vgr family protein: MLASVPLPQLPADFEFQAGPHALGALTVVGFEAEESLSKPYAVDVTLTAPALLPLDEKELLGKDALLTVHQGGNSPRWFQGVVSSVVRWESPKEPERQFCRMTVVPRLWTLRHKRRSRIFQEMSVPDIVRKVLGEASVDHRLALQGTYRKREYCVQYRESDLDFVSRLLEEEGIFYFFEHTPDAHTLCLCDAADSCERIPGAPQLPFREPSEQEPDTESIHEFAARTEVQPGAVALRDFNFLRPGMNLTATSSVEGGEGALEVYDYPARYEETGTGNALARIRLEELRVRTQMGKGAGNSRRLLPGMHFDLDEYPVDSLNRSYFLLSVRHVGRQQQVLTFGETVPEKTVPYRNEFLCIPSDVPYRPRRLTPRPTLSGAQTAIVVGPPNEEIHTDEHGRIKVQFHWDREGRRDDRSSCWIRVGQAWAGPGWGALYLPRIGHEVVVEFIEGDPDRPIVTGSVYNGQNATPIALPDHKTQSTLRSSSSPGEDGFNELRFEDSAGDEQVFLHAQRDFNIVVENDKTQQVGGNETLLVKKDRSRTIQGNQKLEVKKNDDSVIGGNQSLTVVQNRATEVLGNHTEAVTGDQTLHVTGNQSVTVAKNASETVGQTKVVQVRASSSVTVGAALKQVIGGQMSEQVSGAKTETVGGKKAETIQGARTLQVGGSLTEQVDSQRTLKVEKDLLVSVGGRFNHSTKESYTLSAKEISLVADEQFTLKVGSALFQVKKNGDVVIKGAKVELTASGDVIIKGSTISEN, translated from the coding sequence ATGCTGGCCAGCGTTCCACTCCCCCAACTCCCGGCGGATTTCGAGTTCCAAGCGGGGCCGCACGCCCTGGGTGCGCTGACCGTGGTGGGCTTCGAGGCCGAGGAGAGCCTCTCCAAACCCTACGCAGTGGATGTCACGCTGACCGCGCCCGCGCTGCTCCCCCTGGATGAGAAGGAATTGCTGGGCAAGGACGCCCTGCTGACGGTGCACCAGGGAGGCAACTCGCCCCGGTGGTTCCAGGGCGTGGTCTCCAGCGTGGTGCGATGGGAGTCCCCCAAGGAGCCCGAGCGGCAGTTCTGCCGGATGACGGTGGTGCCTCGCCTGTGGACGCTGCGCCACAAGCGCCGCAGTCGCATCTTCCAGGAGATGTCCGTCCCCGACATCGTCCGCAAGGTGTTGGGCGAGGCCTCCGTGGACCACCGGCTGGCATTGCAAGGCACCTATCGCAAGCGTGAGTACTGCGTGCAGTACCGCGAGTCGGACCTCGACTTCGTCTCGCGGCTGCTGGAGGAAGAGGGCATCTTCTACTTCTTCGAGCACACACCGGATGCGCACACCCTGTGCCTCTGCGACGCCGCGGACAGCTGTGAGCGCATCCCCGGCGCGCCCCAGCTCCCCTTCCGTGAGCCCAGCGAGCAGGAGCCGGACACGGAATCCATTCACGAGTTCGCCGCCCGGACGGAGGTCCAGCCCGGCGCCGTGGCCCTGCGGGACTTCAACTTCCTGCGCCCCGGAATGAACCTCACCGCCACCTCCAGCGTGGAGGGCGGTGAAGGCGCCCTGGAGGTCTATGACTATCCCGCGCGCTACGAGGAGACGGGCACGGGCAACGCACTCGCGCGGATTCGCCTGGAGGAGCTGCGGGTGCGCACGCAGATGGGCAAGGGGGCGGGCAACAGCCGGCGCCTTCTTCCGGGCATGCACTTCGACTTGGACGAGTACCCGGTGGACTCGCTCAACCGCTCCTACTTCCTGCTCTCCGTGCGCCACGTGGGCCGACAGCAACAGGTCCTCACCTTCGGCGAGACGGTGCCGGAGAAGACGGTGCCCTATCGCAACGAGTTCCTCTGCATTCCCTCCGACGTGCCCTACCGACCTCGTCGGCTGACGCCTCGGCCCACCCTCTCCGGCGCCCAGACGGCCATCGTCGTCGGGCCTCCCAACGAGGAGATCCACACGGACGAGCACGGCCGCATCAAGGTCCAGTTCCACTGGGACCGCGAGGGCCGTCGCGACGACAGGAGCTCCTGCTGGATTCGCGTCGGCCAGGCGTGGGCGGGCCCGGGCTGGGGCGCGTTGTACCTGCCGCGCATCGGCCATGAAGTGGTGGTGGAGTTCATCGAGGGAGACCCCGACCGGCCCATCGTCACGGGCAGCGTCTACAACGGGCAGAACGCCACGCCCATCGCGCTGCCGGACCACAAGACCCAGAGCACCCTGCGCTCCAGCTCCAGCCCTGGCGAGGATGGATTCAACGAGCTTCGCTTCGAGGACTCCGCGGGCGACGAGCAGGTCTTCCTGCACGCGCAGAGGGACTTCAACATCGTCGTCGAGAACGACAAGACGCAGCAGGTGGGTGGTAACGAAACCCTGCTCGTGAAGAAGGACCGCAGCCGCACCATCCAGGGCAACCAGAAGCTGGAGGTGAAGAAGAACGATGACAGCGTCATCGGCGGCAACCAGAGCCTGACGGTCGTCCAGAACCGCGCCACCGAGGTCCTGGGCAACCACACCGAAGCCGTGACGGGAGACCAGACCCTCCACGTGACGGGCAACCAGAGCGTGACGGTGGCGAAGAACGCCTCGGAGACGGTGGGACAGACGAAGGTGGTCCAGGTCCGGGCGAGCAGCTCCGTGACGGTGGGCGCGGCCCTCAAGCAGGTCATCGGCGGACAGATGTCCGAGCAGGTGTCCGGCGCCAAGACGGAGACGGTGGGCGGGAAGAAGGCGGAGACCATCCAAGGCGCGCGCACGCTCCAGGTGGGCGGCAGCCTGACCGAGCAGGTCGACAGCCAGCGCACGCTCAAGGTGGAGAAGGACCTGCTCGTGAGCGTGGGCGGCAGGTTCAATCACTCCACCAAGGAGAGCTACACGCTGTCGGCCAAGGAGATCTCCCTGGTGGCCGATGAGCAGTTCACGCTCAAGGTCGGCTCGGCGCTCTTTCAGGTGAAGAAGAACGGCGACGTGGTCATCAAGGGCGCCAAGGTGGAGCTCACCGCCAGCGGTGACGTCATCATCAAGGGCTCGACGATTTCCGAGAACTGA
- a CDS encoding type VI secretion system Vgr family protein: MVGPAAPAFSLRVGPHGRGALTVTRFSGTEQLSHLFDFQVDFHPITEHPLEAAELLGAEALLRIAVPGGALRLLHGRVRSVEVLGPREGRWRYRIRVAPALWWLTRVHRSRIFQGQTVPDILKVVLREAGVPVRLALGGGCGVREYCVQYRESDFDFLSRLMEWEGLFYFFEHSEAGHTLVIGDSPSVHEPLPGGGMLPLRAWDERSSGGEYLYLLERVSRLRPGAVHLQDFDFEKPALDVSGKAKSSEGVADLELYDYPGEYVAPAEGRRAAKVRMEEAVQESRLLDGESVAPSLTPGYHFEVRDGGSVEGAYSVVEVTHWGHLPETGGGREADGRLYRNRFRCLPRQVPFRPRRRTATPSIPGVQTATVVGPAGEEIHTDVHGRIKVQFHWDREGARDDKSSCWVRVGQSWGGMGWGAQVLPRIGQEVVVRFLEGNPDRPLIGGTVYNGENPTPYTLPDEKTKSTFKSASSLGSQGFNELRFEDVAGAEEVFVHAQKDEVLRTENDKAQQVLGYEDLSVKKERSRTVEGNQSLDVARDDASRVEGSQSLKVRGDRATRIQGSQTERVVQDQRITVSRNQAAAVALTVTESVEGAHTLDVGKDFTVDVATALEESVGGARSVSVRQDRLEYVEGARQEKVLKDSELRVGGAFQVEVKGEVTLTSAKDWKETVNGSTRFAIPKESSGSAKRFELKADTFSLIVNEKKIFVLEKSGAVQFFPKSITVEGSDVAVKGSKVKKLAAGSPPSAQVQALRLAAISGVPFCERCESAKKKESSS, from the coding sequence ATGGTGGGACCTGCGGCGCCAGCCTTCTCGTTGCGAGTGGGCCCCCATGGACGGGGGGCGCTCACCGTCACCCGCTTCTCGGGGACGGAGCAACTGAGCCACCTCTTCGACTTCCAGGTGGACTTCCATCCCATCACCGAGCACCCGCTGGAGGCAGCGGAGCTGCTGGGGGCGGAGGCCCTGTTGCGCATCGCGGTGCCGGGCGGCGCCCTGCGGCTGCTGCACGGCAGGGTGCGCTCGGTGGAGGTGCTGGGGCCTCGGGAGGGGCGGTGGCGTTATCGCATCCGGGTGGCCCCCGCGCTGTGGTGGCTCACCCGCGTGCACCGCAGCCGCATCTTCCAGGGGCAGACGGTGCCGGACATCCTGAAGGTGGTGCTGAGAGAGGCAGGAGTCCCCGTCCGGCTGGCGCTGGGCGGCGGCTGTGGGGTGCGCGAGTACTGCGTGCAGTACCGCGAGTCGGACTTCGACTTCCTCAGCCGGCTCATGGAGTGGGAGGGCCTCTTCTACTTCTTCGAGCACTCGGAAGCGGGGCACACCCTGGTCATCGGCGACAGCCCCTCCGTACACGAGCCGCTGCCGGGCGGCGGGATGCTGCCGCTGCGGGCCTGGGATGAGCGCTCGTCGGGTGGGGAGTACCTCTACCTGCTGGAGCGGGTGAGCCGGCTGCGGCCGGGGGCCGTGCACCTCCAGGACTTCGACTTCGAGAAGCCCGCGTTGGATGTGTCGGGCAAGGCGAAGAGCTCGGAGGGGGTGGCCGACCTGGAGCTCTACGACTACCCGGGCGAGTACGTGGCGCCGGCCGAGGGCCGGAGGGCCGCGAAGGTGCGCATGGAGGAGGCGGTCCAGGAGTCGCGGCTCCTGGATGGTGAGAGCGTGGCCCCCAGCCTCACGCCCGGCTACCACTTCGAGGTGCGGGACGGAGGGAGTGTCGAGGGTGCCTACTCCGTGGTGGAGGTGACGCACTGGGGGCACCTGCCGGAGACGGGGGGCGGACGCGAGGCGGACGGCCGCCTCTACCGCAACCGCTTCCGGTGCCTGCCTCGCCAGGTACCCTTCCGTCCGCGAAGGCGCACGGCGACGCCGTCCATCCCGGGCGTGCAGACGGCCACGGTGGTGGGCCCGGCGGGAGAAGAAATCCATACGGATGTGCATGGGCGCATCAAGGTCCAGTTCCACTGGGACCGAGAGGGCGCACGCGACGACAAGTCCTCCTGCTGGGTGCGGGTGGGGCAGTCCTGGGGTGGGATGGGCTGGGGCGCGCAGGTGTTGCCGCGCATCGGCCAGGAGGTGGTGGTCCGCTTCCTGGAGGGCAACCCGGATCGGCCGCTCATCGGGGGGACGGTCTACAACGGTGAGAACCCGACGCCCTACACCCTGCCCGACGAGAAGACGAAGTCCACGTTCAAGAGCGCATCGAGCCTGGGGAGCCAGGGCTTCAACGAGCTGCGCTTCGAGGACGTGGCCGGCGCCGAGGAAGTCTTCGTCCACGCGCAGAAGGACGAAGTGCTCCGCACGGAGAACGACAAGGCGCAGCAGGTGCTCGGCTACGAGGACCTGTCCGTCAAGAAGGAGCGCTCGCGCACGGTCGAGGGGAACCAGTCGCTGGACGTCGCGCGGGATGACGCGAGCCGGGTGGAGGGGAGCCAGTCGCTCAAGGTTCGCGGCGACCGGGCCACCCGCATCCAGGGCAGCCAGACGGAGCGCGTGGTCCAGGACCAGCGCATCACCGTGTCCCGGAACCAGGCGGCTGCGGTGGCCCTGACTGTCACGGAGTCGGTGGAGGGCGCGCACACGCTCGATGTCGGCAAGGACTTCACCGTGGATGTCGCCACCGCGCTGGAGGAGTCGGTGGGGGGCGCCCGGTCCGTGAGCGTTCGTCAGGACCGGCTCGAGTACGTCGAGGGCGCGCGTCAGGAGAAGGTGCTCAAGGACAGCGAGCTGCGGGTCGGCGGCGCGTTCCAGGTCGAGGTCAAGGGAGAGGTGACCCTGACGTCGGCGAAGGATTGGAAGGAGACGGTCAACGGAAGCACGCGGTTCGCGATTCCGAAGGAGAGCAGCGGGTCCGCCAAGCGCTTCGAGCTCAAGGCCGACACGTTCTCGCTCATCGTCAACGAGAAGAAGATTTTCGTGCTGGAGAAGTCCGGCGCGGTCCAGTTCTTCCCCAAGAGCATCACCGTGGAGGGCTCTGACGTCGCGGTGAAGGGGAGCAAGGTGAAGAAGCTGGCCGCGGGCTCGCCGCCCAGCGCCCAGGTCCAGGCGCTCCGTCTCGCCGCCATCAGCGGCGTTCCGTTCTGCGAGCGCTGCGAGTCCGCCAAGAAGAAGGAGTCTTCGTCCTGA
- a CDS encoding DUF6484 domain-containing protein — MRAPGAAEYQPILTPLVGWLVGADSAGAPLVDFEGNPSGPCVARRTVPLEPEHLQHAAQTRQEVLLTFERGNPRLPIITGLLLSDTPSLDAMLEEPTAQPAPVEAHVDGQRVVIEGTDEIVLKCGQASITLRRNGKLIIKGTYVETHSAGVNRIKGGSVQIN; from the coding sequence ATGCGAGCCCCAGGTGCCGCCGAGTACCAGCCCATCCTCACACCGCTGGTCGGGTGGCTCGTCGGCGCGGACAGCGCGGGGGCTCCGCTCGTTGACTTCGAGGGCAATCCCTCGGGGCCGTGTGTCGCTCGAAGGACTGTTCCCCTGGAGCCGGAGCACCTCCAGCACGCGGCGCAGACGCGTCAGGAGGTGTTGCTCACCTTCGAGCGTGGCAATCCTCGCCTGCCCATCATCACGGGCCTGCTCCTGAGCGACACGCCGAGCCTCGACGCGATGCTGGAAGAACCCACCGCCCAGCCCGCGCCCGTCGAGGCCCACGTGGATGGCCAGCGCGTGGTCATCGAGGGCACGGACGAGATTGTCCTGAAGTGTGGTCAGGCCAGCATCACCCTGCGCCGCAACGGCAAGCTCATCATCAAGGGTACCTACGTGGAGACCCACTCCGCGGGCGTCAACCGCATCAAGGGCGGCAGCGTTCAAATCAACTGA